From a single Lolium rigidum isolate FL_2022 chromosome 7, APGP_CSIRO_Lrig_0.1, whole genome shotgun sequence genomic region:
- the LOC124678394 gene encoding uncharacterized protein LOC124678394 codes for MIGFPFWWETWDSHMKNFPEFFIDPREGSTQFYLQKFQLGNFLETLGPSFIQNLLKDAKNNTFDEAGTFTECSRFEEYTCGSDISTQEKSAESNDARPELVASEVDNVETDLIASSPSQQKDNVDIHCSLILGPTKTGTSDETCQETGIQNDTIHPAAVELEAGSHLVNSNLIFSRSPDCMPLEDENTSAGNSEGMVSKCLLDAVPPEKDNFCSDIAGTLQGVEPLSYESTPLASLKNQVCLEGTEPITVTQKAVRNEDTSTPVHSDAQSLEKIVGPAEKQKSAQKLLRTPTKSPMARSPILYAHHLPLTRARAHSLSISTPESLKMKKTRSGRVVVPPFDPGSERIVYNMNGMISGVSPVSQSTLEGSHARNRKRRAL; via the exons ATGATTGGATTTCCGTTCTGGTGGGAGACCTGGGATTCGCACATGAAAAATTTCCCGGAATTTTTTATCGATCCACGAGAGGGTTCAACTCAATTTTACCTGCAGAAATTCCAGCTAGGCAATTTTCTCGAAACATTAGGACCTTCATTCATCCAGAACCTTCTTAAGGATGCTAAGAACAACACATTCGATGAGGCTGGTACCTTCACAGAGTGTTCAAGATTTGAGGAGTACACTTGTGGCAGTGATATCTCAACACAGGAAAAATCTGCAGAATCAAATGATGCCAGACCAGAACTTGTAGCTAGtgaggtggataatgtggaaacaGACTTGATTGCGAGCAGCCCTTCGCAACAAAAAGATAATGTAGACATTCATTGTAGTTTAATTCTTGGTCCCACAAAAACAGGTACTAGCGATGAGACTTGCCAAGAGACAGGAATTCAGAATGATACGATTCATCCAGCAGCAGTGGAACTGGAAGCTGGTAGCCATCTTGTCAACTCCAATTTGATTTTCAGTAGGTCCCCTGACTGTATGCccttggaagatgaaaataccagtGCTGGAAACTCAGAGGGCATGGTGTCTAAATGTCTTTTAGATGCAGTACCACCTGAAAAGGATAATTTCTGCTCAGACATTGCCGGCACTTTGCAAGGTGTTGAACCCTTAA GTTATGAAAGTACCCCATTGGCTTCATTGAAGAATCAAGTCTGCTTGGAAGGAACTGAGCCCATCACAGTTACTCAGAAGGCAGTACGAAATGAAGATACATCAACTCCAGTTCATTCAGATGCGCAATCTCTGGAAAAA ATTGTAGGCCCAGCAGAgaagcaaaaatctgcacagaaACTGTTGAGGACTCCTACTAAATCGCCAATGGCTAGAAGTCCTATTTTATAT GCACATCATCTTCCGCTTACTCGTGCGAGGGCCCACTCATTATCTATCTCAACACCTGAATCTCTCAAAATGAAAAAAACAAGATCAG GTCGTGTGGTAGTACCCCCATTTGATCCAGGAAGCGAAAGGATTGTCTATAACATG AATGGTATGATTTCAGGCGTATCTCCTGTGTCTCAATCAACTCTCGAAG GGAGTCATGCGAGAAATAGAAAGAGAAGGGCTCTCTGA